In one Mustela lutreola isolate mMusLut2 chromosome 8, mMusLut2.pri, whole genome shotgun sequence genomic region, the following are encoded:
- the APOL6 gene encoding apolipoprotein L6 isoform X2: MDQNSSTLGWQEPLDDEAGMESPRDQEDILLQQQDRDLSAEEIIFLEEFPILKEELEEEIRELYALADNIDTAHKRVTKTNMVATSITVVSDTMSILGLVLAPTTIGGSLVLSAAGKALGTAASLTSIFTDVMEHFQNQEARTRASSLVPTYDHEVKEAQGKAFRAISVGKKAFSCGSNIRDVKRNIRAFQVARAHPGLATAAKRLLTTGQLSARRSSQVQRVFKGTGVVVKKSARVLCGAVTGFSLCHDVVTLLSDWRQLKEGAGTKMAEELRAYAWGLEDQLTELTQQYESLQQQNLLQEERPRISSSGGAPGSLARSPDRRGEAGPQATGED, translated from the exons ATGGACCAAAACAGCTCAACTTTGGGGTGGCAGGAGCCCCTGGACGACGAGGCAGGGATGGAAAGCCCGAG GGACCAGGAGGACATTCTTCTGCAGCAACAAGATAGAGACCTGTCGgctgaagaaataatatttttggagGAGTTTCCCATCCTCAAAGAGGAGCTAGAAGAGGAAATTAGAGAGCTCTATGCCCTTGCAGACAACATCGACACAGCCCACAAAAGAGTCACCAAGACCAACATGGTGGCCACCTCCATCACTGTGGTCTCAGACACCATGAGCATCCTGGGTCTGGTCCTCGCGCCAACAACAATAGGAGGAAGTCTCGTGCTCTCTGCCGCTGGTAAAGCTCTGGGGACAGCAGCCAGCCTCACCAGCATCTTCACCGACGTTATGGAACACTTCCAGAATCAAGAAGCTCGAACCCGAGCCAGCAGCCTAGTGCCCACCTATGACCATGAGGTCAAGGAGGCTCAGGGAAAGGCCTTCCGTGCCATAAGTGTCGGAAAGAAGGCCTTCAGTTGTGGAAGTAACATCAGGGATGTCAAGAGGAACATCCGTGCCTTTCAGGTGGCCAGAGCCCACCCGGGCCTGGCCACTGCCGCCAAGCGTCTCCTGACCACCGGCCAACTCTCGGCCCGAAGGAGCAGTCAGGTGCAAAGGGTCTTTAAGGGCACAGGGGTGGTGGTAAAGAAAAGTGCTCGCGTGCTGTGTGGTGCTGTgactggcttctccctctgccacgaCGTGGTCACCCTCCTGAGCGACTGGAGGCAACTGAAGGAAGGAGCAGGAACCAAGATGGCGGAAGAGCTGAGGGCCTATGCTTGGGGGCTGGAAGACCAGCTGACAGAACTCACCCAACAATACGAGAGCCTCCAGCAGCAG aACCTCCTGCAAGAGGAAAGGCCCAGGATCTCATCTTCAGGCGGAGCCCCGGGGTCTCTGGCTCGGTCCCCAGACAGGCGTGGGGAAGCGGGACCCCAGGCGACAGGAGAGGATTAG
- the APOL6 gene encoding apolipoprotein L6 isoform X1 — translation MSLPSQAPCSSDTEKSRDALLCFTVTETPEIRPGAQAERHVTPEHASNPPMDQNSSTLGWQEPLDDEAGMESPRDQEDILLQQQDRDLSAEEIIFLEEFPILKEELEEEIRELYALADNIDTAHKRVTKTNMVATSITVVSDTMSILGLVLAPTTIGGSLVLSAAGKALGTAASLTSIFTDVMEHFQNQEARTRASSLVPTYDHEVKEAQGKAFRAISVGKKAFSCGSNIRDVKRNIRAFQVARAHPGLATAAKRLLTTGQLSARRSSQVQRVFKGTGVVVKKSARVLCGAVTGFSLCHDVVTLLSDWRQLKEGAGTKMAEELRAYAWGLEDQLTELTQQYESLQQQNLLQEERPRISSSGGAPGSLARSPDRRGEAGPQATGED, via the exons ATGTCTCTTCCCAGCCAGGCTCCCTGTTCTTCGGATACGGAAAAGAGCAGAGATGCCCTTCTTTGCTTCACAGTAACAGAGACCCCTGAAATCCGCCCAG GTGCGCAAGCAGAACGTCATGTGACCCCCGAGCACGCCTCTAATCCTCCCATGGACCAAAACAGCTCAACTTTGGGGTGGCAGGAGCCCCTGGACGACGAGGCAGGGATGGAAAGCCCGAG GGACCAGGAGGACATTCTTCTGCAGCAACAAGATAGAGACCTGTCGgctgaagaaataatatttttggagGAGTTTCCCATCCTCAAAGAGGAGCTAGAAGAGGAAATTAGAGAGCTCTATGCCCTTGCAGACAACATCGACACAGCCCACAAAAGAGTCACCAAGACCAACATGGTGGCCACCTCCATCACTGTGGTCTCAGACACCATGAGCATCCTGGGTCTGGTCCTCGCGCCAACAACAATAGGAGGAAGTCTCGTGCTCTCTGCCGCTGGTAAAGCTCTGGGGACAGCAGCCAGCCTCACCAGCATCTTCACCGACGTTATGGAACACTTCCAGAATCAAGAAGCTCGAACCCGAGCCAGCAGCCTAGTGCCCACCTATGACCATGAGGTCAAGGAGGCTCAGGGAAAGGCCTTCCGTGCCATAAGTGTCGGAAAGAAGGCCTTCAGTTGTGGAAGTAACATCAGGGATGTCAAGAGGAACATCCGTGCCTTTCAGGTGGCCAGAGCCCACCCGGGCCTGGCCACTGCCGCCAAGCGTCTCCTGACCACCGGCCAACTCTCGGCCCGAAGGAGCAGTCAGGTGCAAAGGGTCTTTAAGGGCACAGGGGTGGTGGTAAAGAAAAGTGCTCGCGTGCTGTGTGGTGCTGTgactggcttctccctctgccacgaCGTGGTCACCCTCCTGAGCGACTGGAGGCAACTGAAGGAAGGAGCAGGAACCAAGATGGCGGAAGAGCTGAGGGCCTATGCTTGGGGGCTGGAAGACCAGCTGACAGAACTCACCCAACAATACGAGAGCCTCCAGCAGCAG aACCTCCTGCAAGAGGAAAGGCCCAGGATCTCATCTTCAGGCGGAGCCCCGGGGTCTCTGGCTCGGTCCCCAGACAGGCGTGGGGAAGCGGGACCCCAGGCGACAGGAGAGGATTAG